Below is a window of Longimicrobium sp. DNA.
GTCTGGTAGTGGTGCTGAAAGATCTCGCGGTTCACCTCGAAGTCGTAGCTGCCCAGCACCGACTTGGTGAAGTTGGCCAGGTCGCCCCACGGGCTCCGGCTGTAGCCGATGTCGGAGCGCATGTCGTAGGCGAACTGCAGCCACCGGCCGTAGCCGCCGTTCTCCTGCAGCCCGCGGTAGGCGGCGTTCACCCCCATCACCGCGTCCTGCTCGGTCTGCCAGAAGGTGTCGGCCGTCCGCTGGTTGGGATCGGTCACGTCCAGCTCCGCGCACCCCGCCAGCAGCGCCGCCGCCAGCAGGGCCGGGATCACTCCAAAGGATTTCGTCATGGCTCGGGGTCTCCCCCCTGGTTGAAGGTCCATCCGTCGGCTCCGGGGCATCACAGGTTCACGTCGATGCCCAGCGAGAACGTGCGCGGGTTCGGGTAGATCCGCCCATCGTCGATTCCGCGCGTGAGCGCGTCGCCGCCGCGGATTTCCGGGTCCCAGTTGGAGAAGCTGGTGAACGTGTGCAGGTTCTGGATGTTCAGGTAGATGCGCGACCCCTCGCCGGCGATGCCGAAGCGGCTGGTGAGCCCGGCCGGCAGCCGGTAGCCCAGCACCACGTTCTGAATGCGCAGGAACGACGCGTCCTCGATCCACCGGTCGGTGTTGGCGCGGGCGTTGTCGGCGCCCGCCGGGCCGAACACGGCGCGGGGGTCGTCGGTGCTGGTGTTGCCCGGCGTCCACGGGTCCAGGTCAGCGCGGTAGTTGCTGTTCTCGTCCATGCGGTCCGTCCAGTACCGCGCGACGTTGAACACCTCGGCGCCAAAGCTGCCGCGCATCGACACGCCGAAGTTGAAGGCGCGGTAGTTGGCGTCCAGGCTCAGGCCCGTCTCCAGGTCGGGGATGGGGCTCCCGGCCACGTAGCGGTCGTCGTCGTTGATCAGCCCGTCGTCGTTCCGGTCGGCGTAGCGGATGTCGCCGGCCTTGGCGTTGGGCTGAATGCGGTTGCCGTTGCTGGCCCGGTACGCCTGCACCTCGGCGTCGCTCTGGAAGATGCCGTCCGTCTGCAGCACGAAGAACTCGCCGATGGAGCCGCCCACCGTGGTGCGCGACACGTTGCCGAAGCCGGCGAAGATGGGCTGCCCGCCGTTGCCCAGCTCCGTCACCTCGTTGCGGATGGTGGTGAGGTTGGCGGCCAGGTCCAGGTCCAGGTCGCCGCGCTGCAGCGTCATCTGCGCGCCCAGCTCGAAGCCGCGGTTGCGGATGGTGCCCGCGTTCACCGTGGGCGCGCCCACGGCGCCCAGGCTCCAGGGAATGGGCGCCTGCACCAGGAGCCCGCCGGACTCCGAGACGTAGTAGTCGGCCGTCAGCTGCAGGTCGCCGCCCAGCACGCCCAGGTCCAGCCCCACGTTCATCTGCGTCTGGTCCTGCCAGCGGATGTCGGGGTTGGCCAGGCTGAGCTGCGTGGCGCCCGTGGCGATGCTGTTGCCGAACAGGTAGCTCTGGTTGGCGATGACCGACGCGGCGTACTGGAAGTCTCCGATGTCCTGGTTGCCCAGCGAGCCGTAGCTGGCGCGCAGCTTCAGGTTGTCGGCCCCGCCGACGAACGGGATGCCGTCGAAGAACTGCTCTTCGCTCACCACCCAGGCCGCCGAGCCCGAGAAGAAGTTGCCGTACTTGTTCCCCGGGCCAAAGCGCGACGAGCCGTCGCGGCGGAAGGTGCCGGTGAGCAGGTAGCGGTCGGCGTACGAGTAGTTGGCGCGGGCCAGCAGGCCCCGCAGCGCGCCGGGGATGGAGAAGCCGCGGTTGGCGAAGTTGCTGGTGCCCGCGTCGATCTCGTTGATGTCCTCGTCGGCGAAGCCGCGGCGGTAGGCCTCGAGGCCCTGGAACTTGGTGGTCTGCTCGGTGATGCCGGCCACCGCGTTCAGCGCGTGCTCGCTGCGCGAGCCCTCGAACTGCAGCAGGTGCTCCTGCAGCAGCGAAAGCAAGCTGCCGCGCTGGTCGCGCCCCTCGTTGAAGGTGGGCACGGTGTTCTGCCGGATCTGCCGCTGGCGGACGAACTGCTGGAAGTTGTTGTCGACGTAGTCCACGCCCAGGTTCACGCGGTAGCGCAGCCCGCCGAACAGCTGCAGCTCGCCGAAGAGGTTGCCCAGCACCCGGTTGGTGGCGTCGGTGTTGTCCTCGCGCTCGAAGGCGCCCACCGGGTTGGTGCCGAAGGTGGCCAGCGCCCCGCCGCCGCTGCCGTAGCCGTAGCCGCTGGCGTTGTTGGGATCGTACACCGGGATCCCCGGCTGCAGCCGCACCACGTCGATCAGCGGAAAGCCCACCACGTTGTCGCGCGTGCTGCGCGAAACGGCCAGGTTCTCGCCCACCCGCCAGCGGTCGCCGCGCATTTCGCTGTTCACCCGCACGCTGGCGCGTTCGAAGCCGGTGTTGATGATGGTGCCTTCCTGCTGGAACCACCCGGCGCCCAGCAGGTAGCTGGCGTTGTCCGTCCCGCCGCCCACCGAGAAGTTGTGGTCCTGGATGTTCCCCGTCTGGAAGACGGCGTCCTGCCAGTCGGTGTCTACCGAGAACTGCGTGTTGTCGGCCGGCATCCCGGCGTTGGTGCGCGCCATGTTGTTGATCTGGCTCCACCGCGACCCGCTGACGAATTCGATGCGCTGCGGCACGTCCTGCACGCCGTAGTACGAGTTCACCGTTACGCGCGGCGTGCCGGAGCGGCCCCGCTTGGTGGTGATCACGATCACGCCGTTGGCCGACTGCGCGCCGTACTGCGCCGCCGCCGAGGCATCCTTGAGCACCTGGATGGTCTCGATGTCCTCGGGGTTCAGGTTGGGGTTCTGGCGCGTGTACATCCCATCGATCACGTACAGCGGGTCGCTGTTGCCCAGGAAGTTCTGCCCCCGGACGATCACGCGGGAGCTCTGCCCCGGCTCGCCGGTGGACTGCACCGTCACGCCCGGAATGCGGCCGCGCAGGGCCTCTTCCAGCGTGGCGACCTGCTGGTCCTCGAGCTGCTCGGCCGTCACCTCCGACACCGCGTCGCTCACGGTGGCGCGGCGCTGCGAGGTGTAGCCCACGGCCACGATCTCCTCGAGCATCAGCGCCTGGGTGGCCAGGCGGAAGTTGGCGACGGCGGTCTCCCCGGCGGCCACGCTCACCGAAAGGGTGCCGGAGGCGAAGCCGATCTGCCCGGCGCGCACCTGGTGCGTGCCCGCGGGAACGCCGGTGATGGTGAAGCGGCCGTCGGGGCCGGAGCGCGCCGTCATCTGGGTGCCCACGACGGTCACGGTGGCGTCGGCCACGGGTGCGCCCTCGGCGGTGGTGACGGCGCCGGTGATCCGGCCCGTGCCCTGCGCGGCGAGGGGTGCGGCGCCCCACAGCAGCAGGGCCAGGCAGGCAAGCGCGGGGAGCAGCCTCGCGGCGAGCCCGGCGCGGGTGAACACGGAGTTCTTCATGGCGTTCCCTCGAAATGGGAAGCGGGTGAACGGGCCCGGCCACGCGGGCCGGAAGGGTGAGCGGATCGTGGTGCTGCGTGCGCCGTGCGCCGCCGGGGGCGACCGGCCGGGTCTGAACGCGCTCATGGGTACCGCGGAACGCAAGGGTGCGGAGCAAGCGGCAACGAGGCCGCGGGACTACGGTGTACTCAGGGCGCGGCCACGGTCCGGGCGCGCCCGCCGGAGGCGGCGGTGCCGTCGCCGTCCGCCGAGGCGAGGCGGATGCGGCCGGGCGGCGGGGCCTGCGGCACGGCCCGGGTGGAGTCGCGCACCACCAGCTCGGCCTCCAGGTGAACCTTCTGGGGCGGAAGCGCCTCGCGCGATTCGATGTGCCGGATCAGCATCTGCGCGGCCAGCTGGCCC
It encodes the following:
- a CDS encoding SusC/RagA family TonB-linked outer membrane protein, giving the protein MKNSVFTRAGLAARLLPALACLALLLWGAAPLAAQGTGRITGAVTTAEGAPVADATVTVVGTQMTARSGPDGRFTITGVPAGTHQVRAGQIGFASGTLSVSVAAGETAVANFRLATQALMLEEIVAVGYTSQRRATVSDAVSEVTAEQLEDQQVATLEEALRGRIPGVTVQSTGEPGQSSRVIVRGQNFLGNSDPLYVIDGMYTRQNPNLNPEDIETIQVLKDASAAAQYGAQSANGVIVITTKRGRSGTPRVTVNSYYGVQDVPQRIEFVSGSRWSQINNMARTNAGMPADNTQFSVDTDWQDAVFQTGNIQDHNFSVGGGTDNASYLLGAGWFQQEGTIINTGFERASVRVNSEMRGDRWRVGENLAVSRSTRDNVVGFPLIDVVRLQPGIPVYDPNNASGYGYGSGGGALATFGTNPVGAFEREDNTDATNRVLGNLFGELQLFGGLRYRVNLGVDYVDNNFQQFVRQRQIRQNTVPTFNEGRDQRGSLLSLLQEHLLQFEGSRSEHALNAVAGITEQTTKFQGLEAYRRGFADEDINEIDAGTSNFANRGFSIPGALRGLLARANYSYADRYLLTGTFRRDGSSRFGPGNKYGNFFSGSAAWVVSEEQFFDGIPFVGGADNLKLRASYGSLGNQDIGDFQYAASVIANQSYLFGNSIATGATQLSLANPDIRWQDQTQMNVGLDLGVLGGDLQLTADYYVSESGGLLVQAPIPWSLGAVGAPTVNAGTIRNRGFELGAQMTLQRGDLDLDLAANLTTIRNEVTELGNGGQPIFAGFGNVSRTTVGGSIGEFFVLQTDGIFQSDAEVQAYRASNGNRIQPNAKAGDIRYADRNDDGLINDDDRYVAGSPIPDLETGLSLDANYRAFNFGVSMRGSFGAEVFNVARYWTDRMDENSNYRADLDPWTPGNTSTDDPRAVFGPAGADNARANTDRWIEDASFLRIQNVVLGYRLPAGLTSRFGIAGEGSRIYLNIQNLHTFTSFSNWDPEIRGGDALTRGIDDGRIYPNPRTFSLGIDVNL